From the Saccharomonospora marina XMU15 genome, the window ACCGGCCCGAGCACTCGATCGAGGTAGGCGTTGGAGAACGTCGCTCCGGGATCGACCTGTGCGCGCAGCCGTACGAAGTCGTCGAAGCGCGGGTAGCGCTCGCGCAGCGCGGCCGCGTCGAGGTCGTGCAGCTTGCCCCAGTGCGGCCTGCCGCCGAACTCGCCTGCGATCCTGGCGAATCCCTCGAAGTACTCCCGGTACGGCATGCCCACGTACTGATGCACCGCGATGTAGGCGCTGTCGCGACCGTATGCCGTGGACAACCAGATGTCGTCGGCGGCCGCGACCCGGACCTCCACGGGGAAAGCCACCGGGTGCCGCAGCTTCGGCACCAGCGCGCGAAGCTCTGCGAGTACGTCGAGCACCGCCGACCTCGGCACCGCGAACTCCGACTCGACGAACCGCACCGCGCGCTGGGTGGCGAAGACCCGATGGGAGGCGTCGCTGTAGTCGCGGGCGGAAAGCACCGAGGAGGCGAAGCCGCCGAGTGAGGGCACCAGCCGGGGAACGGCGCGGCCGATCCGGCACAGCGCGCCGAAGGCCGCGTTCTCCATGACCGTGTAGTCGACGAACTCCCGCGCTCTGGAGAGCGGGCGTGGCCGCGTGCCCGCAGGTTGCCGGTTATTCCGCTTGACCAGCGCGTTCTTGCCGTAGGGGAACCAGTAGAACTCGAAGTGGTCGTTGTGTTCGGCGAGTTCGTGGAACTCGGAAAGTACTCGTTCGAGTGGTTCCGGACGTTCGCTGGCCGCGAGCACGAAGGCGGGTTCACACCGCAGGGTCACGGTGCTGATGACGCCGAGTGCGCCGAGTCCGACTCTCGCGGCGTCGAACAGTTCCGGCCGCAGTTCGCGCGAGCAGGTCACGATCGACCCGTCGGCCAGTACGAGTTCCAGAGCCTCCACCTGCGTGGCGAGGCCGCCGAACCGGGCGCCGGTGCCGTGCGTGCCCGTGGAGATGGCGCCCGCGATGGTCTGGGCGTCGATGTCGCCGAGGTTGCTCATGGCGAGCCCCATCGCGGCGAGCGCGGTGTTCAGTTCCCGCAGCGTGGTGGCCGAGCGCACGGTCACAAGGCCGGAAGCGGAGTCGGCCGACACGATGCCCTTCCACGCGCGAAGGTCGATCGTGTCACCGTCGGCCACGGCGATGCCGGTGAACGAGTGTCCGCTGCCTGGCACCTTGACCCGCTGTCCCTGCGCGGAGGCGTCAGCGACGATCTTGGCGATGTCCTCGGCGGTGAGCGGTCGGTGGACCCGGCGCGGCAGAGCGCTCTCGGTTCCCGCCCAGTTGGTCCACGGCTTCATGTACGCATCACGCCCTCGCAGTTTCTCCAACACGATAGGTGAACAGCATTCGTGTTTCAACGTCACTTGACGTACCGTGGGCCGCGTGACCACGGGAAACGCCAGCTACGACTCGGCGACGAAACACCTTGACCCGCCACTGGCGATTGTCGACCTCGACGCCTTCGACGCCAACGCGCACGACCTGACGCGTCGCGCGGCAGGGTTGCCCGTGCGGGTGGCCAGCAAGTCGGTGCGGTGCAGGCACCTGCTGGAGCGGGCGCTGGCCCGGCCGGGCTTTCGCGGCGTGCTCGCCTACTCGTTGGCCGAAGCGATGTGGCTGTTCCAACGGGGCAGCTGTGACGACATCGTGGTCGGCTACCCGTCGGTGGACCGCTCCGCGCTGCGCGCCCTCGCCGCCGACGACGCAGCCCGCGCCGCCATCACGATCATGGTCGACTCGCCGGAGCACCTCGACGCCGTCGATGCCGCACTCGGGCGTGAGCACCCGGAGATCAGGGTGTGCCTCGAGTTCGACGCGTCGTGGCGACCACTGCCCGGCGTGCACGTGGGAACGCGCAGATCACCGGTCTTCACGCCGCGACAGGCGGCCCGGCTCGCCGGGACCATCGCGGGTCGCCGTGGGTTTCGGCTTGCCGGCGTGATGGGGTACGAGGGCCAGATCGCCGGGGTACCTGACGGCGCGCCTGGTCTCCGGGGAGCCGTGGTGCGCTGGATGCAGCGGCATTCCGCCGCCGAACTGGCTCCTCGCAGGGCAGCCGTGGTGGAGGCGGTGCGCGCGGTGGCCGACCTGGAGTTCGTCAACGCGGGCGGCACCGGAAGCCTCGAACTGACCAGGGTCGAACCGGCGGTCACCGAGGTCACCGCTGGGTCCGGGCTGCTCGGACCCGCGCTGTTCTCCCGCTACTCCCGCTTCACGCCGCGACCGGCGGCACTGTTCGCGCTGCCGGTGGTGCGCCGCCCCACTTCCCGGATCGCGACCCTCTTCGCCGGTGGCTACGTCGCCTCCGGCAAGGCCGGGCCGTCACGGCTGCCGTCGCCCTACCTGCCGTCCGGGCTACGGCTGCTCGGAGTGGAGGGCGCGGGAGAGGTGCAGACCCCCGTCACCGGTGACGCCGCACGGTCGCTGCGGCTGGGTGACCGGGTGTGGCTACGCCACGCGAAGTCCGGGGAGTTGGCCGAACACTTCACCGAGTACCACCTCGTGGCGGGTGAGCGGGTGGAATCGTCGGTGCCCACCTACCGGGGAGAGGGGCAGTGCTTCGGCTGACGGCGAGGCGATGAGTTTTTCGGCGCGGGCGAGTCCAACTGCCGGAAATCGGAACGGAAGGAAGACGCCCGATGCGTAACGTCAAGCTGTGGATGCAGGTTTCTCTCGACGGCTACATCGAGGGACCGAACGGCGAGTTCGACTGGCCTGCCTTCGATGAGGAGATGCAGACCTTCGCGGTGGAGCAGGCGGCGGACATGGGTGGCTTCCTGTTCGGCAGGAAGGTCTACGAGGGGATGGTCGCGTACTGGCCGGACCCCACCCGCTTCGGCGAGGCTACGGAACTCGATCTGGAGTACTCGCGGATCTGGAGGCCGATGCCCAAGGTCGTCTTCTCCCGAACGTTGGAGCACGCCGACCACAACACCACCGTCGTTGCCGACAACATCGCCGAGGAGGTCGGCAAGCTCAGCGAGCAACCTGGCGGTGACCTCGTGCTGTTCGGAGGCGCCGAGATCGCCGCGACGTTCATCCGCCTCGGCCTCATCGACGAGTACTGGCTGTTCGTGCACCCGGTCGTACTCGGAGGCGGCAAGCCGCTGTTCCCCGAACTCGCGCAGCGGCGCGACCTGCGCCTACTCGCCACCCGCACCTTCGGCTCGGGTGCCATACACCTGCGCTACTCGCCGAACTTGCCGGCCAGGTAACCCTTGATGAGCGCCTTGGTCTCGGCGATCACGTCGGGGTCGCCCTGCGGGTCTGTCCGAAACGCCAGGTTGAGCAGCCCGTCAGCGGCCTCGACCGCGATGGAGATGGGAAGGATGAGCTCCTCCCGCTCGACCCCGACGTGCTCGATGATCAGGTCGGCGAGGGAATCGGTGATGACCCTGTTGTTGGTGCGGCGGTCGTCGAGCAGCCGGACGTCCACCACATCACCGAAGTGCACCCGGGAGAATCCGGGTACTTCGCGGTGCATCCGCAGGTAGATGTCGAGCAACGAGTCGACCACGTCCCACCAGTTCTTGGGATCGAGGGTGCTCAACCGCTCGTTGACGGCCGCGATGAACCGTTCGAGGTTTCGCTGTGTCAGTGCCTGCACCACGGCGCGCTTGTCGGGAAAGAACTGGTACAGCGAGCCCACCGCGACCCCCGCGCGTTTGGCGATGAGCGTGGTGGTCAGCGCCTCGTAACCGAGTTCCTGCAGCAGTTCGGCACTGGCGTCCAGCATTCGCTCGACACGCTGCGCGCTGCGTTGCTGGACGGGTCGCCGTCGTAACGGCGTCGTCTCGGTGGGCTTCACGGCCTGGTTCTCGGACACGTCGCGCTCCTTGCTGTGCAGGTCAGCGACTTTATCGTGTCCGTTACCGCGATCACTTCCGAGTGAACGGTTACCGGAGGACGGCGTTCGCGGTGGGACCGCGGGCCGGTGCCGGTCGGGGGAGGGGAGTGCAACGGCACCGGCCCGCGGAGTATCGGGGCCACCTCGGGCGGGGAACACCCTGGGTGTGTTGTGAAGTTGTCGGGCGATCGCGCGGCCGAACATAGCCGTGGAATAGTCCGCCCGCTAGGGGTTGGATCACAATTTTCTCGATTAATCGCCGGGGGAACCGGCGGCCGGACTCGTCACGCTCGGGGGTACGCACGAGCCGGCCGCCGGCGACCGGGGCGCCTCTGCCAGGCGGCTATGCCCGTAAGCCGCCTGCAACGGCGTGTCGGGGAGCCGGTGGGGGAACCAGGGAGTGCCTACCGGTCTGCTCCGGCACCGGCCGGGTCCGGGCCGGGCTGGTGTTGCCGTCGTGTGTCGGGGACACGGCGGAGTGCCTGCGCGCCCTGCGGGTCTCCTGCTGGGGCGCGAGACCACCGGCGACCAGGTGTTCGTGGGCAACCTGCCACACCGAGCAGGGAGCCTTGCACCTGTGCCACCGGGTCGAGCAGGTGGGGCAGTCGCCACGCTCGTCGGGTTCGTGGGCGGCCAGCATGGCGCGCCAGCCCGCGGTGAGGCGGGGTAACTCGGAGCGCGCGACGGAGATCAGTGCTGGTGCGTCAGCACGGTCCGCGAGGTCGGAGAGCATGTCGAGGCGCTCCCACACCGCGTTGCGCAGGACCTGCCCGAGGATCTGATCCACCTTGAACTCACCGTCACCTTTCCGCCAGTTTGGCGGCTTCGTTGAGCGCGGCCCGCAGCTGGCCGAGTTGGCCTGCCGTGAGCCGTGCCGTCTCGCCGGGCGGGCCGACGAGCACCACCTCGCCCTCGTCCACGAACACCGTCACGCAGCGCTCGCGGCTGATCAGGTCGCCGCACTGCACCCGCCACACCACCTGGCCGCCCTCGTACCTGCGGCCGCTCGTGCCACGGGCGTCCACGGTCGGTGTCGACGAAAGTGACTGGCGCGGCTTTTCGCCCAGAGCGGGCCTACGGAAGGGTGCCGTGCCGGTCGCAGCACGTCCTGCTGTGATCGAGTGCACGAACTCCACGTCTGTGTCTCCCGCTCTCCTTCGCCGACATCCGCGCCTTCGTGCGGTCGCCGGACCTGCCTGCCTGACTCCTGACGCGATCCCCGCGGTTGCGGTCCGTGTTCGCCCGGCCACGGAGATCTGGAACTACATTGCGCCGAAAACAACTCCGATAGAAGCCTCGCCAGAGGTCATAGCGGCGACCGGCTCCCGTTGACCGTTGAGCGGTCAGCCGAGTTCACCTCGGCCGATCAGTGCCCATAATCGAGCCTTCGCGCGGTTCAATAGGTGTTGCTTACGCTGCACACCGACGCCCGACGGGACTGTGGAGGGGCGCGCATGGACGCCAACGACGCGAAGCAGAGCCGCATCAAGTCCGAGGTATGGGAAACCGCGGAGATGCGCGACGCTCTCGCGAGCCGCAACATCAGCGAGGTTTACCGACAGCTGCGCAAACACGGTGTGTCGCAGCGCCAGATCGCTGCCATGACCGGCCAGTCACAGTCCGAGGTGTCGGAGATCCTGAAGGGTCGCCAAGTGATGGCCTACGACGTGCTTTCGCGGATCTCCGAAGGCCTCGGTATCCCCCGCGGGTACATGGGCCTCGCCTACGACGAGGCCACGGAGATCCAGGTCGTCGGCGCCGCCGACGAGCAGCAAGCTGAGGAGGACGAGTCCGTGAAACGGCGGAAGTTCCTCGCGCACGCAGCCCAGGTGACGATGGGGGCCGCGGTCTTCGGGCCCGCCTCGGACGCGTGGGCGGCGAGTCCGGCAAGGACACCCGCACCAGGGCGGATCGGGATGACCGACGTTCGCCAGGTGGAGGCGGCG encodes:
- a CDS encoding dihydrofolate reductase family protein — its product is MRNVKLWMQVSLDGYIEGPNGEFDWPAFDEEMQTFAVEQAADMGGFLFGRKVYEGMVAYWPDPTRFGEATELDLEYSRIWRPMPKVVFSRTLEHADHNTTVVADNIAEEVGKLSEQPGGDLVLFGGAEIAATFIRLGLIDEYWLFVHPVVLGGGKPLFPELAQRRDLRLLATRTFGSGAIHLRYSPNLPAR
- a CDS encoding D-arabinono-1,4-lactone oxidase — protein: MKPWTNWAGTESALPRRVHRPLTAEDIAKIVADASAQGQRVKVPGSGHSFTGIAVADGDTIDLRAWKGIVSADSASGLVTVRSATTLRELNTALAAMGLAMSNLGDIDAQTIAGAISTGTHGTGARFGGLATQVEALELVLADGSIVTCSRELRPELFDAARVGLGALGVISTVTLRCEPAFVLAASERPEPLERVLSEFHELAEHNDHFEFYWFPYGKNALVKRNNRQPAGTRPRPLSRAREFVDYTVMENAAFGALCRIGRAVPRLVPSLGGFASSVLSARDYSDASHRVFATQRAVRFVESEFAVPRSAVLDVLAELRALVPKLRHPVAFPVEVRVAAADDIWLSTAYGRDSAYIAVHQYVGMPYREYFEGFARIAGEFGGRPHWGKLHDLDAAALRERYPRFDDFVRLRAQVDPGATFSNAYLDRVLGPVG
- a CDS encoding TetR family transcriptional regulator, with the protein product MSENQAVKPTETTPLRRRPVQQRSAQRVERMLDASAELLQELGYEALTTTLIAKRAGVAVGSLYQFFPDKRAVVQALTQRNLERFIAAVNERLSTLDPKNWWDVVDSLLDIYLRMHREVPGFSRVHFGDVVDVRLLDDRRTNNRVITDSLADLIIEHVGVEREELILPISIAVEAADGLLNLAFRTDPQGDPDVIAETKALIKGYLAGKFGE
- a CDS encoding amino acid deaminase/aldolase, which encodes MGRVTTGNASYDSATKHLDPPLAIVDLDAFDANAHDLTRRAAGLPVRVASKSVRCRHLLERALARPGFRGVLAYSLAEAMWLFQRGSCDDIVVGYPSVDRSALRALAADDAARAAITIMVDSPEHLDAVDAALGREHPEIRVCLEFDASWRPLPGVHVGTRRSPVFTPRQAARLAGTIAGRRGFRLAGVMGYEGQIAGVPDGAPGLRGAVVRWMQRHSAAELAPRRAAVVEAVRAVADLEFVNAGGTGSLELTRVEPAVTEVTAGSGLLGPALFSRYSRFTPRPAALFALPVVRRPTSRIATLFAGGYVASGKAGPSRLPSPYLPSGLRLLGVEGAGEVQTPVTGDAARSLRLGDRVWLRHAKSGELAEHFTEYHLVAGERVESSVPTYRGEGQCFG